The following are from one region of the Paenibacillus sabinae T27 genome:
- the fabD gene encoding ACP S-malonyltransferase has product MGKIAFVFPGQGAQAVGMAKDVFEAVPEARAIFETGDEVLGFPLSQLVFEGPESELKQTVNTQPALLTASAAYLEALKGKGLEPDYVAGHSLGEYSALVAAGVLTYEDAVKLVRLRGRFMEEAVPGGQGAMAAVLGAEREALAELCRSISEQEGPVELANVNCPGQIVVSGSQAGVNAVVQRVKEAGGKRAIPLEVSGPFHSSLMKEAAERLADELAKITFNAPSVPVVVNVTALPVTDPQEIRELLVRQVYSPVLWQDSVERLIADGVDTFVEIGSGSVLAGLIRKIDKNVKVININSLASIEALA; this is encoded by the coding sequence ATGGGTAAAATCGCATTCGTATTTCCCGGACAGGGCGCGCAGGCGGTCGGCATGGCGAAGGATGTATTCGAAGCCGTTCCCGAGGCCCGCGCGATATTTGAAACAGGCGATGAGGTTCTCGGCTTTCCGCTTAGCCAGCTCGTCTTCGAAGGGCCTGAAAGCGAGCTGAAACAGACCGTCAACACGCAGCCTGCACTGCTGACCGCAAGCGCAGCCTATCTGGAAGCGCTGAAGGGCAAAGGCCTTGAGCCGGATTACGTGGCTGGGCACAGCCTGGGCGAATACAGCGCGCTGGTTGCAGCCGGAGTCCTGACCTACGAGGACGCCGTCAAGCTCGTGCGTCTGCGCGGCCGGTTTATGGAAGAAGCCGTGCCGGGAGGACAAGGCGCGATGGCAGCCGTACTGGGAGCCGAGCGCGAGGCGCTGGCCGAGCTGTGCCGGAGCATATCGGAGCAGGAAGGCCCGGTTGAGCTGGCCAACGTCAACTGCCCGGGACAAATTGTCGTATCCGGCTCGCAGGCAGGCGTGAACGCAGTCGTTCAGCGGGTGAAGGAAGCGGGCGGCAAGCGGGCAATTCCGCTGGAAGTGAGCGGCCCTTTCCATTCCTCCCTGATGAAGGAGGCGGCAGAGCGTCTGGCGGACGAGCTTGCCAAGATCACGTTCAATGCTCCGTCCGTTCCGGTTGTCGTCAATGTTACTGCTCTTCCCGTTACCGATCCGCAGGAGATCCGCGAACTGCTGGTTCGGCAGGTGTACTCGCCGGTGCTGTGGCAGGACTCCGTGGAGCGGCTGATTGCAGATGGCGTGGACACGTTTGTCGAGATCGGTTCCGGAAGCGTGCTGGCCGGACTTATCCGCAAAATTGACAAGAACGTCAAAGTGATCAACATCAACAGTCTGGCAAGCATTGAGGCTCTTGCCTGA
- the rnc gene encoding ribonuclease III, with protein MNGDLKQLQSQLHIQFHDSQLLKQAFTHASYVNEHRFNQHQDNERLEFLGDAVLELTVSEYLYNLLPDRPEGELTKLRAAIVCEPSLVKFAENLGFGRYVLLGKGEELTGGRTRPALLADVFESFIGALFLDQGLETVRRFLAEYVLPLVETDGKLLLGVNDFKTELQELIQHHGMGTLEYRIIEERGPAHEREFVSEVSMTSRTLGRGSGRSKKEAEQQAAAAALLRLKEDGSEKLG; from the coding sequence ATGAATGGGGACCTGAAGCAATTACAAAGTCAACTTCATATTCAATTCCACGATTCTCAGCTGCTGAAGCAGGCTTTTACCCATGCGTCCTATGTCAATGAACACCGCTTCAATCAGCACCAGGACAATGAGCGCCTTGAATTCCTGGGCGACGCCGTTCTGGAGCTGACGGTTTCCGAATATTTGTACAATCTGCTTCCGGATCGGCCGGAAGGCGAATTGACCAAGCTGCGGGCCGCAATCGTCTGCGAGCCCTCCCTGGTCAAGTTCGCCGAGAACCTCGGCTTTGGCCGCTATGTGCTGCTCGGCAAAGGCGAAGAGCTGACAGGAGGACGCACCAGGCCGGCTCTGCTGGCGGATGTGTTCGAGTCCTTTATCGGAGCGCTTTTTTTGGATCAGGGTTTGGAGACGGTGCGTCGGTTTCTGGCTGAGTATGTGCTCCCTTTGGTGGAGACGGACGGCAAGCTGCTTCTAGGAGTTAACGACTTCAAGACGGAACTGCAGGAATTGATTCAGCATCATGGGATGGGCACCCTGGAATATCGGATTATTGAGGAACGGGGACCGGCTCATGAACGTGAATTCGTGTCCGAAGTGAGCATGACCAGCCGTACCCTGGGAAGGGGAAGCGGGCGCTCGAAGAAGGAGGCAGAGCAGCAGGCTGCTGCAGCTGCGCTATTGCGTTTGAAAGAAGACGGTTCTGAGAAATTGGGCTAA
- the acpP gene encoding acyl carrier protein, which yields MSDVLERVKRIVVDRLGADEAEVTLEASFKDDLGADSLDVVELVMELEDEFDMEISDEDAEKITTVGEVVNYIQSHT from the coding sequence ATGTCCGATGTATTGGAGCGTGTAAAGCGCATTGTCGTCGACCGCTTAGGCGCCGATGAAGCCGAAGTCACACTTGAAGCGTCTTTCAAAGATGATTTGGGAGCTGATTCTCTCGACGTTGTAGAATTGGTGATGGAATTGGAAGATGAATTCGATATGGAAATCTCTGATGAAGATGCAGAGAAAATTACGACCGTGGGTGAAGTTGTAAACTACATACAATCTCATACCTAG
- a CDS encoding beta-ketoacyl-ACP synthase III yields MKSLRPVGIIGTGKYVPERILTNSDLEKIVETNDEWIVSRTGIRERHIAAPEQATSDLAYEAALRALASAGMKPEDLDLIIVATITPDTTFPSTACILQDKLGAKGAAAFDLSAACSGFVYSLATAVGFIQNGMYNNALIIGADALSRITDYTDRNTCVLFGDGAGAVIVGEVPEGRGFQSFDLGAEGAGGPLLKLEGGGSRLPASVETVEGKKHFIYMNGREVFKFAVRVMGTATEKVLNKAGLTKEDIDLFVPHQANIRIIQSAMQRLELPPEKCVINVDKYANTSAASIPLALVEAAEEGRIKEGDTVLLVGFGGGLTWGASILIW; encoded by the coding sequence ATGAAGAGCTTACGGCCGGTCGGTATTATCGGCACCGGTAAATATGTGCCGGAGAGAATATTGACCAACAGCGATTTGGAAAAAATAGTGGAAACGAATGACGAATGGATCGTGAGCCGCACAGGCATCCGGGAGCGCCATATCGCGGCTCCGGAACAGGCGACCTCTGATCTGGCTTACGAGGCAGCGCTCCGTGCGCTTGCATCGGCGGGCATGAAGCCCGAGGATCTGGACCTGATCATTGTCGCAACGATTACGCCTGACACGACATTCCCTTCTACGGCTTGCATTCTGCAGGATAAGCTTGGCGCGAAGGGGGCTGCTGCGTTCGATCTGTCTGCAGCCTGCTCCGGCTTCGTATACAGCCTGGCGACGGCGGTCGGCTTCATTCAGAACGGCATGTACAACAACGCCTTGATTATCGGTGCGGACGCGCTGTCCCGGATTACGGACTATACGGACCGCAATACTTGCGTGCTGTTCGGCGACGGCGCTGGAGCGGTTATTGTCGGCGAAGTGCCGGAAGGACGGGGCTTCCAGTCCTTCGATCTCGGCGCCGAAGGCGCCGGCGGACCGCTCCTGAAGCTCGAAGGCGGCGGCTCGCGGCTGCCTGCTTCGGTGGAAACGGTTGAAGGCAAGAAGCATTTTATCTACATGAACGGACGGGAAGTCTTCAAGTTCGCGGTCCGGGTTATGGGAACTGCAACGGAGAAGGTATTGAACAAAGCCGGTCTTACGAAAGAAGACATCGATCTGTTCGTGCCGCATCAGGCGAATATTCGGATCATTCAGTCGGCGATGCAGCGTCTGGAGCTTCCGCCGGAGAAGTGTGTTATTAATGTAGATAAATATGCGAACACTTCGGCCGCATCCATCCCGCTTGCCCTTGTGGAAGCGGCGGAAGAGGGCCGGATAAAGGAAGGCGACACCGTTCTGCTGGTCGGCTTCGGCGGCGGCCTGACATGGGGCGCTTCCATCTTGATTTGGTAA
- the fapR gene encoding transcription factor FapR — protein MTKKERQQKLLQIIADNPFVTDRELTRQLKVSIQTIRLDRMELGIPELRERMKQMAEHSYDQVRSLPADEVVGDIVDLQLDKSGISIFEIREEHVFSRNGIARGHYVFAQANSLAVAVINDEIALTASADIRFVRMVRLGEKCISKAYVRSLAGRRGKAEVDVFTYVGEEMVFQGHFVVYRSAAEEYSEGGSRSADRH, from the coding sequence TTGACAAAAAAAGAACGCCAGCAGAAGCTGCTGCAGATCATTGCGGACAATCCTTTTGTCACGGACCGCGAGCTTACGCGGCAGCTGAAGGTTAGCATACAGACGATCCGGCTGGACCGTATGGAACTCGGCATTCCGGAGCTGCGGGAGCGCATGAAGCAGATGGCGGAGCATTCCTATGATCAAGTGCGTTCCCTTCCGGCGGATGAAGTGGTTGGGGATATCGTTGATTTGCAGCTGGACAAGAGCGGGATCTCGATCTTCGAGATTCGTGAGGAGCATGTCTTCTCCAGAAACGGCATTGCACGGGGGCATTATGTGTTCGCGCAGGCCAACTCGCTTGCGGTTGCCGTCATCAACGATGAAATCGCACTTACGGCTTCGGCCGATATCCGTTTTGTACGCATGGTCCGGCTCGGTGAGAAATGCATTTCCAAGGCTTATGTCCGTTCGCTGGCGGGCCGCAGGGGCAAGGCCGAGGTCGACGTGTTCACTTATGTCGGCGAAGAGATGGTCTTTCAGGGCCATTTCGTCGTGTACCGGTCCGCGGCAGAAGAATACAGCGAAGGGGGAAGCCGAAGTGCAGATCGCCATTGA
- the fabG gene encoding 3-oxoacyl-[acyl-carrier-protein] reductase has protein sequence MFSSLRGQTALVTGGSRGIGRSIALALAEYGVKVAVNYSGSEDAARETVERIAELGSEGIALRGNVGSVEQAEALVKETLNAWGRIDILVNNAGITRDNLIMRMKEEEFDQVIETNLKGVFNCLKAATRPMMKQRYGRIINISSVVGVTGNPGQANYSAAKAGIIGLTKSAARELASRGITVNCIAPGFIDTDMTRQLSEEVRADLAKGIPLARLGLPEEIASAVLFLSSEGAAYMTGQTLHVDGGMYM, from the coding sequence ATGTTCTCATCATTGCGGGGCCAGACGGCCCTCGTCACCGGCGGGTCGCGCGGCATCGGCCGCAGCATCGCACTGGCGCTGGCGGAGTACGGCGTCAAGGTTGCCGTGAACTATTCCGGAAGCGAGGATGCGGCGCGGGAGACCGTGGAACGCATCGCGGAGCTCGGCTCCGAAGGCATCGCCCTCCGGGGGAATGTCGGCAGCGTCGAACAGGCGGAAGCTCTGGTTAAAGAGACCCTTAACGCTTGGGGACGGATCGATATTCTCGTCAACAATGCCGGGATTACACGCGACAACCTGATCATGCGGATGAAAGAGGAAGAGTTCGACCAGGTCATCGAGACGAATCTGAAAGGCGTGTTTAACTGCCTGAAGGCGGCCACCCGCCCGATGATGAAGCAGCGCTATGGCCGGATCATCAACATTTCCTCCGTGGTCGGCGTGACGGGCAATCCCGGGCAGGCGAACTATTCGGCGGCCAAGGCAGGCATTATCGGGCTGACCAAGTCGGCGGCGCGCGAGCTGGCTTCCCGCGGCATTACAGTCAACTGCATTGCCCCTGGCTTTATCGACACCGATATGACCCGCCAGCTGTCCGAGGAAGTGCGCGCCGATCTCGCGAAGGGTATTCCGCTGGCCCGTCTTGGATTGCCGGAAGAAATCGCGTCGGCTGTCCTCTTCCTCTCGTCGGAGGGAGCGGCTTATATGACAGGACAGACCCTTCATGTAGATGGCGGCATGTACATGTAA
- the plsX gene encoding phosphate acyltransferase PlsX has translation MQIAIDAMGGDHAPESNVEGALSAATEWKDTQIVLVGDEAKLTPLLKNKPSNVTVRHASEVIGTDEEPVRAVRRKKDSSMVVAGRMIKEGEAEAMISAGNTGALMTTGLLVVGRMQGIERPALAPMIPTLDDVGVLALDLGANMDAEPQHLAQYALMGSIYRSKMHGISRPRVGLLNVGAEPGKGNKLTKEAYPLLEQLEGIHFVGNVEARDVLTGSCDVLVCDGFAGNILLKSLEGTAGAIFSLLKEQFSKSIKTKLGAAILMPELRGLKGKMDYKEHGGAPLLGLNGLIVKGHGSSDGNAIKNAVRQARQALSSGLVPSISKEISGK, from the coding sequence GTGCAGATCGCCATTGACGCCATGGGCGGGGATCATGCGCCCGAGAGCAATGTAGAAGGCGCTTTGTCCGCGGCGACGGAGTGGAAAGATACGCAGATCGTGCTGGTAGGCGATGAAGCAAAGCTTACGCCGCTGCTTAAGAATAAACCGTCCAATGTAACGGTACGCCATGCGAGCGAAGTCATTGGGACAGATGAAGAGCCCGTCAGAGCCGTTCGGAGAAAAAAAGATTCATCCATGGTTGTTGCGGGAAGAATGATAAAAGAAGGCGAAGCCGAGGCCATGATATCAGCCGGCAATACAGGGGCTCTTATGACGACGGGGCTGCTTGTCGTCGGCAGAATGCAGGGGATCGAGCGGCCGGCGCTTGCCCCCATGATCCCAACCCTCGATGATGTAGGGGTGCTGGCTTTGGACCTTGGTGCGAATATGGACGCCGAGCCGCAGCATCTGGCGCAGTACGCGCTGATGGGAAGCATTTACCGCAGCAAGATGCACGGGATTTCGCGGCCGCGCGTAGGGCTGCTGAACGTTGGCGCCGAACCGGGCAAGGGGAACAAGCTGACCAAGGAAGCCTATCCGCTGCTGGAGCAGCTGGAGGGCATTCACTTTGTCGGCAATGTGGAAGCGCGTGACGTATTGACGGGAAGCTGCGATGTGCTTGTCTGCGATGGCTTTGCGGGAAATATCTTGCTCAAGTCGCTCGAGGGAACGGCGGGAGCGATTTTTTCCCTGCTCAAGGAACAGTTCAGCAAGTCTATTAAGACAAAGCTAGGGGCAGCGATACTTATGCCCGAACTTAGAGGACTTAAGGGCAAGATGGATTACAAGGAGCACGGCGGAGCGCCGCTGCTCGGCTTAAACGGTCTGATCGTCAAGGGACATGGATCTTCCGACGGCAACGCCATCAAGAATGCCGTCCGGCAGGCACGGCAGGCGCTCTCATCCGGTCTTGTGCCAAGCATATCCAAGGAAATTAGCGGGAAGTGA
- the fabF gene encoding beta-ketoacyl-ACP synthase II has protein sequence MSHRVVITGMGVMTALGKDLETFWDSLMNGKSGVSTVEAFDVSEYPTRIAASIKDFDPDELFGRKEARKMDRFVQFALAAGQKALNDSGLVLGENINPERVGVSVGSGIGGLGTWEDQHNLLLEKGPKRVSPFFIPMMIANMGSGQLSISLGAKGPNTTQVTACATGSHAIGDSFRMIQRGDADAMICGGAEATIRPTGMAGFCAMRAMSTRNDEPEKASRPFDTDRDGFVMGEGAGILVLESLEHALERGARIYAEVIGYGLSGDAHHMTEPDPDGAARCMKMAIRDAGIEPDEIDYINAHGTSTPVGDKSETAAIKKALGDHAYKVAVSSTKSMTGHLLGAAGGVEAIICGLSLQNGMIAPTINLDNQDPECDLDYVPNTPRKADLNIAMSNSFGFGGHNATVILKKYNQ, from the coding sequence TTGAGTCATAGAGTGGTTATTACCGGTATGGGCGTGATGACAGCGCTGGGGAAAGATTTGGAGACGTTCTGGGACAGCCTGATGAACGGCAAGTCCGGCGTATCTACAGTCGAAGCTTTCGATGTCAGTGAATATCCGACAAGGATCGCGGCTTCGATTAAAGATTTTGATCCCGACGAGCTGTTCGGCCGCAAGGAAGCCCGCAAAATGGATCGTTTCGTACAATTCGCCCTTGCGGCAGGGCAGAAGGCGCTGAATGACAGCGGTCTCGTTCTTGGCGAGAACATTAATCCCGAGAGAGTGGGCGTATCGGTCGGCTCGGGTATCGGCGGACTTGGCACTTGGGAAGACCAGCATAACCTGCTGCTTGAAAAAGGCCCAAAACGTGTCAGCCCGTTCTTTATCCCGATGATGATCGCCAACATGGGTTCGGGGCAGCTGTCCATCAGCCTTGGAGCGAAAGGCCCCAATACGACGCAGGTAACCGCTTGCGCCACGGGCAGCCACGCCATCGGCGATTCCTTCCGCATGATTCAGCGCGGCGACGCGGACGCCATGATCTGCGGCGGAGCGGAAGCGACGATCCGTCCGACAGGTATGGCCGGTTTCTGTGCGATGAGAGCGATGTCCACACGCAATGATGAACCTGAGAAGGCAAGCCGTCCGTTCGACACGGACAGAGACGGATTTGTCATGGGCGAAGGTGCCGGCATTCTGGTACTGGAATCGCTTGAGCATGCGCTTGAACGTGGCGCCCGGATCTACGCCGAAGTCATCGGTTATGGCCTGAGCGGCGACGCCCACCATATGACCGAGCCCGATCCGGACGGCGCAGCCCGCTGCATGAAGATGGCGATCCGCGACGCAGGCATTGAGCCGGATGAAATCGATTATATTAACGCGCACGGAACCTCGACTCCCGTAGGGGACAAGTCCGAGACGGCAGCCATCAAGAAGGCGCTGGGCGACCATGCGTACAAGGTGGCGGTCAGCTCCACGAAATCCATGACGGGCCATCTGCTCGGAGCAGCCGGCGGCGTTGAGGCGATCATTTGCGGTCTTTCCCTGCAAAATGGCATGATCGCTCCGACGATCAATCTGGATAACCAGGACCCCGAATGCGATCTGGACTACGTTCCGAATACGCCGCGCAAAGCGGATCTGAACATCGCTATGTCCAACTCATTTGGATTTGGAGGACATAACGCAACCGTTATTTTGAAAAAATATAATCAGTAA
- a CDS encoding Na-translocating system protein MpsC family protein, which yields MSEAEFEYQEKIRRLVVKIVKHYRGKGPENVKVKLESSQLITIEIRGVLSSLSEILVKEGAVDLVAEYWKVLKPYLEKEFMAEMIETIGTQFTYNWKIYELCPSGRAIMIQLNKSV from the coding sequence ATGTCTGAAGCTGAATTCGAATACCAGGAGAAGATCAGAAGGCTTGTAGTCAAGATTGTCAAGCATTATCGAGGCAAAGGTCCGGAGAATGTGAAGGTTAAGCTGGAGAGCAGCCAATTAATCACGATTGAGATTAGAGGGGTTCTCTCGAGCCTGTCGGAGATTTTGGTAAAGGAAGGCGCTGTCGATCTCGTTGCGGAATATTGGAAAGTGCTAAAGCCTTATTTGGAAAAAGAATTTATGGCCGAAATGATAGAGACGATTGGCACCCAGTTTACATATAACTGGAAGATTTACGAGCTTTGTCCAAGCGGCCGGGCAATTATGATTCAACTGAATAAATCGGTTTGA